ACCCTGCTGGACGTCACGACCCAGGTCGAAGGCCACACCATATGCGCCCTCGGCGACGCGGCGGCCTGGCCGATCCAGGGCCTGTTCCGCCACTTCCGCCATGAGGTCGAGGACCGCATCACCAGCTATCGCGCCGGCAAGCCCCATGTGCAGGGCGCGACCCTGGTCGCGGCCGAGTAGGACGGCGGGCGTGGAAATCGCCGCGCTCATCTTCGCCTTCCTGCTGTCGGCCGCACCACTCGTCGTAGCCACCATCCTGGCTCATCGTATGGGCCGGCGGGGGGGCTGGAAGGTTTGGCCGTCTGTCGTGGCCATCCTGTTCGCGGTCGCCACATGGCTTGGCTATCCCTATGGCGGCACGGACGTCTACGTCTTCCTGTCGATCTTCGCTGGCGGCTATGTCGGTTGCCTTGCTCTGTTGCTGGCTCTGGTCATCGTCCGCGCCGCCCCGCACCCCGCTGACACCGCGGACGTGTTTTGAGCGCCCTGCGGCTGGTCGAGGAGGTCCAGGCGGACCCCGCCTTCTTCCAGCACCTGCTCTATTTCGGCCTGCTGGCCCTGATGACCACCCTGCCGCTCGGCGGCCTGTCGGTGATTCTGCATCGCGCCGGCCGTCGCGGCATCTGGCCGAGCTTCCCATGGGCCCTGGCGATGCTCTGCGGGCCGGTCTACGGCATGATCTTCTGGCTGGCCAAGGGCGAGGGCTACTTCCAGTACGGCTATGTGCTCGGCTGCATCGCCAGCTGGGCCAGCGGGGCCGGCCTGTCGGTCGGCATCTGCATCGTCCTGTTCGCCATCATCGGCCTGCCGCCGCCGCCGCAGTCGCCGGAATCCTGACCTTGAGGGTTGCGATTCGTCTGGCCGCACGCGACGATGGGCCGGGCAATCAAGGTCGCGACATGTTCAGCGTGAGCTTCAGCTGGGGCCAGATCGCCGGAATGGGCGTCGCTCTTGGCCTCGGTCTTCTCCCCATCGTTTTGGCGACCGTCCTGTCGTGGCGCAGTCTTCGCCGGGGCTGGTGGCTGGTGGGGCCGGGAGGCCTCTTCATAGTCTCGTGGCCGCTGACGGTGCTGGTGGTCAGCGCAACCGGCGGCATGAAGAGCGCCGATGGGCCGGCGTTCGGGATCGCCGCAACGACGATTATCGCCGCCTGGGTTTCGCTGGGTCTGTTCCTGACGGCGCTCGCCATCGCCGGGCCCAAGCTGCCCACGCTCGATGTCGGAAAGGTGTTCTGATCATGAACCTCGGGGAGGTGATCGGCTTCAGCATAGTGGTCCTGGTCGCTGTTTTTCCTTTGGTCGCGGTCAGCGTTATCGCCCATCGGTCCCGCCGGCGCGGTTGGTGGGTGGCGGCGCCATGGCTGGCGCTGGCGGCAATGAGCGGGCTCGGTCTGCAGCTCATGTACAGCGGGGGACAGCTCCGGGCAGGGGCCGATGTGACGGTCGCCGTGCTGCTGGTCGGGCTGATCTCGGCCTGGCTCAGCCTGACGATCATCCTGGCCGCCTTGACCATAGTCGGGCCAAAGCTCCCGCCGCCCGGGATCATCGATCGAAGATAGGCTTGCAGCCGGCCCCCGCCGCATCGAATATCCCCCATGGGGCGACTGCCGAACCGGCGGACGCAAGAGGGCGAAATTCATGCGGGGCAAGGTTCTTTCCTACACCGACCTGGAAGGCACGGGGCTGATCAGCGGCGATGACGGCCAGCGGTATCCGTTCACGCGCGGCGACCTGGGCGGCGGAGTGCGCAGCGTAGTTCCCGGCACCGAGGTCGATTTCGAGGTCGAGGACGGGGCGGCCCGCAACATCTACGTCACCACCCCGGCCTACGGCGGGCTGTCCGGAGACAAGAACAAGATCGTCGCGGCGCTGCTGGCCTTCTTCCTCGGCTGGCTGGGTATCCACAAGTTCTACCTCGGCAAGACCAACGCCGGGATCATCATGCTGCTGTGCGGCACCATCGGCTGGGTGCTGTTCGCCATCCCGCCGCTGATCATCGGCATCAT
The nucleotide sequence above comes from Caulobacter sp. NIBR1757. Encoded proteins:
- a CDS encoding TM2 domain-containing protein — translated: MRGKVLSYTDLEGTGLISGDDGQRYPFTRGDLGGGVRSVVPGTEVDFEVEDGAARNIYVTTPAYGGLSGDKNKIVAALLAFFLGWLGIHKFYLGKTNAGIIMLLCGTIGWVLFAIPPLIIGIIAFVEFIIYLVKSDQQFHEDYVVGDKSWF